In the genome of Bradyrhizobium sp. CIAT3101, one region contains:
- a CDS encoding ABC transporter substrate-binding protein: protein MPRSVLGVCLAMQLFVAPGFAADINVGIILSATGPAAAIGNAERNGTIFGPTEIAGKKVNYLFLDEASDSTAAVAALRKLYQESKIDILVGPTSTPGSFAAIDPAVEYKLPVITLAPVNALVAPVDARRRWIFKTTTNDDHEATPLFANMKKTGVKKLALIGFGDSYGDAWSKVSADMCKAAGIELVGDEKYARTDTTVVGQILKIMAAGPDAVLIAASGAPAALPLLQLREKGYEGQIYGTLGATFGDFRKLTGAQGEGIFVPLSPAVGAASFPDDYPAKKAALEFIQRYEAKFGPGSRNIFAGSAYDAVILIERAVPAALKTGEPGTAEFREGLRSAIEGLKGIAGSRGVYNYGPNDHTGLDQSALTLGKLDKGEWIAVR from the coding sequence ATGCCGCGATCTGTGCTGGGCGTGTGCCTTGCGATGCAATTGTTTGTGGCACCAGGCTTTGCCGCCGATATCAATGTCGGGATCATCCTGTCGGCGACGGGACCTGCCGCCGCAATTGGCAACGCCGAGCGGAACGGCACGATTTTCGGCCCGACAGAGATTGCCGGCAAAAAGGTCAACTATCTCTTCCTCGACGAGGCTTCCGACAGCACGGCGGCGGTTGCTGCGCTGCGTAAGCTATATCAGGAGAGCAAGATCGACATCCTGGTCGGGCCGACCTCGACTCCAGGCTCATTTGCCGCGATCGATCCGGCGGTCGAGTACAAACTGCCGGTGATCACGCTCGCGCCTGTCAACGCGCTGGTCGCCCCGGTCGATGCCAGGCGGCGCTGGATCTTCAAGACCACGACCAATGACGATCACGAGGCGACGCCGCTGTTTGCGAATATGAAGAAGACCGGCGTGAAGAAGCTCGCGCTGATCGGCTTTGGCGACTCCTATGGCGATGCCTGGAGCAAGGTCAGCGCCGATATGTGCAAGGCCGCAGGGATCGAGCTCGTCGGCGATGAGAAATATGCACGGACGGACACCACGGTGGTTGGGCAGATCCTGAAGATCATGGCGGCTGGGCCGGATGCGGTTCTGATTGCTGCCTCGGGTGCGCCAGCGGCCCTTCCGTTGCTGCAGCTGCGGGAGAAGGGCTATGAGGGCCAGATCTATGGCACGCTCGGCGCCACATTCGGCGACTTCCGCAAGCTGACCGGCGCGCAGGGCGAGGGCATTTTCGTGCCACTGAGCCCGGCGGTCGGCGCCGCGTCCTTCCCGGACGACTATCCCGCGAAGAAGGCAGCGCTTGAGTTCATCCAGCGCTACGAGGCCAAGTTCGGACCCGGGAGCCGCAACATCTTTGCAGGCTCGGCCTACGACGCAGTGATCTTGATCGAGCGTGCGGTACCTGCGGCATTGAAGACGGGAGAGCCCGGAACCGCGGAATTTCGCGAGGGTCTGCGGAGCGCGATCGAGGGGCTCAAGGGCATCGCCGGGTCGCGCGGTGTCTACAATTACGGGCCGAACGACCACACTGGACTGGACCAGAGCGCGCTGACGCTCGGCAAGCTCGATAAGGGTGAATGGATTGCCGTGCGCTGA
- a CDS encoding cytochrome P450, whose product MPAIAECPVYDVDLYGDDVLHDPYPHYRALRDLGAAVWLPHNGLYAVSRFEDVRAALRNPGVFSSAQGVAANDHVNEMSRGTTLASDAPLHDRLRAIIAAPLLPRALEEIGPQIRAEARRLVDHLVMRGQFDAVTDLAQHLPLTIVSKLVGLEDYGRGSMLRWASATFNVLGTMNARGCAAMTDVQEMRGYLGGTSIRAHLRPGSWGDRIFQAGERGEVEPDRCPVLMRDYLGPSLDTTIFATANLIMLFGKYPAQWDLVRGDPTLIPNAINESLRLESPIRGFTRHLATEATIGGMSIPGGSRVLLLYASANRDERKWQDAERFDVRRRASDHLGFGNGTHMCAGLHLARLEMTALLEVLVEKVVRFEIGEPVLALNNVLRGLASLPVRVS is encoded by the coding sequence ATGCCGGCGATAGCGGAGTGCCCGGTCTACGACGTCGATCTCTACGGCGACGATGTCCTGCACGATCCCTATCCGCACTACCGGGCGCTGCGCGATCTGGGCGCAGCGGTGTGGCTGCCGCACAACGGGCTCTATGCGGTCAGCCGCTTCGAGGACGTCCGCGCCGCCTTGCGCAACCCCGGTGTGTTTTCATCCGCGCAAGGGGTTGCCGCCAACGATCACGTCAACGAGATGTCGCGTGGCACAACACTCGCGAGCGATGCACCTTTGCATGACCGGTTGCGTGCGATCATTGCCGCGCCGCTGCTGCCGCGCGCGCTCGAAGAGATCGGCCCGCAGATTCGCGCTGAGGCGCGGCGGCTGGTTGACCACCTCGTGATGCGCGGACAATTCGATGCAGTGACGGATCTTGCGCAGCACCTGCCGCTCACGATCGTGTCCAAGCTGGTGGGGTTGGAAGACTATGGCCGCGGCAGCATGCTGCGTTGGGCGTCGGCCACGTTCAACGTGCTCGGGACGATGAACGCACGTGGTTGTGCCGCCATGACCGACGTACAGGAAATGCGCGGCTATCTCGGCGGCACGAGCATTCGCGCGCATTTGCGGCCAGGCAGTTGGGGAGATCGTATTTTCCAGGCCGGAGAACGCGGTGAGGTCGAGCCGGATCGTTGTCCGGTATTGATGCGCGATTATCTCGGTCCAAGCCTCGACACCACGATCTTTGCGACCGCGAACCTGATCATGCTGTTCGGCAAATATCCCGCGCAATGGGATCTGGTTCGAGGCGACCCCACGCTGATCCCCAACGCCATCAACGAGTCGCTTCGGCTGGAATCGCCCATTCGCGGCTTCACCCGCCATCTTGCCACGGAAGCGACGATAGGTGGCATGAGCATTCCGGGCGGAAGCCGGGTGCTGCTGCTCTATGCCTCGGCCAACCGCGACGAACGGAAGTGGCAAGACGCCGAACGATTCGACGTGCGCCGGCGCGCCAGCGACCACCTCGGCTTCGGCAACGGGACGCATATGTGCGCCGGCCTGCATTTGGCCCGGCTGGAGATGACCGCACTGCTGGAAGTGTTGGTCGAGAAGGTGGTTCGCTTCGAGATCGGCGAGCCCGTGCTGGCGCTCAACAACGTGCTGCGAGGCCTTGCATCGTTGCCGGTAAGAGTGAGCTAG
- a CDS encoding DNA-binding transcriptional regulator has protein sequence MSKERTRNGQPRQSEGVRAFKRGLDVLQEVNRSGGIRAGDVARALDLPRPTVYRLLETLEELGYVARSASDDRFRVTRLALSLGDGYDPGVVICQAAAPYLAELSKTLVWPVDLSTYENAAMVVQETTHSRSPLSIDRGMIGKRLPMLRTSAGRAYLAACPARERDLIVGHLRRIDEADDRPFLDQGRLDQMIAETTKRGYAIRSEGEYNPKTASIAVPIVRDGAVYGCISIIWIRSALAIEDAMAQFVGPLRDTAEAIPVSP, from the coding sequence GTGTCCAAGGAGCGGACGCGGAACGGCCAGCCGCGGCAGTCGGAGGGCGTCCGCGCCTTCAAGCGTGGGCTGGACGTGCTGCAGGAGGTCAACCGCTCCGGTGGCATCCGCGCCGGCGACGTCGCCCGCGCGCTCGATCTGCCCCGCCCGACCGTCTATCGCCTGCTCGAGACGCTGGAGGAACTCGGCTATGTCGCCCGCAGCGCCAGCGACGACCGCTTTCGCGTCACCCGCCTCGCCCTGAGCCTCGGCGATGGCTACGACCCCGGCGTGGTGATCTGCCAGGCGGCCGCGCCTTATCTCGCCGAACTCAGCAAGACCCTGGTCTGGCCGGTCGATCTCTCCACCTACGAGAATGCCGCGATGGTGGTGCAGGAAACCACCCATTCCCGCAGTCCGCTCTCGATCGACCGCGGCATGATCGGCAAGCGCCTGCCGATGCTGCGCACGTCGGCGGGCCGCGCTTACCTCGCCGCCTGCCCCGCACGCGAGCGCGACCTCATCGTCGGCCATCTCCGCCGCATCGACGAGGCCGACGACCGCCCCTTCCTCGACCAGGGCCGGCTGGACCAGATGATCGCCGAGACCACCAAGCGGGGTTACGCCATCCGCAGCGAAGGCGAGTACAATCCGAAGACGGCGTCGATCGCCGTGCCGATCGTCCGCGACGGTGCCGTCTACGGCTGCATCTCCATCATCTGGATCCGCTCAGCGTTGGCGATCGAAGACGCCATGGCTCAGTTCGTCGGCCCATTGCGCGATACGGCCGAAGCGATCCCGGTCAGCCCCTAG
- a CDS encoding VOC family protein, which yields MEITALGYVGINSSQLDQWGQMATGLLGMQQVDRGGKMRAFRMDDRKQRLIVDGSSDAGLAVMGWEVCSRAELDQLAGRLESHGVKVTRGSRALADERHVAELITFADPAGNRLEAFCNPELATEPFKPGRPISGFRTGALGMGHVVLNVEDVEPLVPFYRDVLGFHVSDFGLKPYGLYFFHVNGRHHSFAMVGSGRKALHHFMVELGSLDDVGQGYDLAQLEDGRVVYTLGRHTNDHMTSFYVNTPSGFFIEYGWGGRIIDPATWQPHETFDGPSLWGHERLNMPEEQRKRLRDMRMDAAARGVRVADPRVPPLNCAWLDQVVARE from the coding sequence ATGGAAATCACCGCGCTCGGCTATGTCGGGATCAATTCATCACAGCTCGATCAGTGGGGCCAGATGGCGACCGGACTGCTCGGCATGCAGCAGGTCGATCGCGGCGGCAAGATGCGCGCCTTTCGCATGGACGATCGCAAGCAGCGCCTGATCGTCGACGGCAGCAGCGACGCCGGCCTTGCGGTGATGGGATGGGAAGTTTGCTCGAGGGCCGAACTGGACCAGCTGGCCGGACGACTGGAAAGCCACGGCGTCAAGGTGACGCGCGGATCGCGCGCGCTCGCCGATGAACGGCACGTGGCCGAGCTCATCACTTTCGCCGATCCCGCCGGCAATCGGCTGGAGGCGTTCTGCAACCCCGAGCTCGCGACCGAGCCTTTCAAGCCGGGCCGCCCGATCTCGGGCTTTCGCACCGGCGCGCTCGGCATGGGGCACGTCGTGCTCAATGTCGAAGACGTCGAGCCGTTGGTGCCGTTCTATCGCGATGTGCTCGGCTTTCACGTCTCCGATTTCGGATTGAAGCCCTACGGGCTCTATTTCTTCCACGTCAACGGACGCCATCATTCCTTTGCGATGGTCGGCTCGGGACGCAAGGCGCTGCATCATTTCATGGTGGAGCTCGGCAGTCTCGACGATGTCGGGCAGGGTTACGATCTCGCGCAGCTCGAAGACGGTCGCGTCGTCTATACGCTGGGCCGGCACACCAACGATCACATGACGTCGTTCTATGTGAACACGCCGTCCGGCTTCTTCATCGAATATGGCTGGGGCGGGCGCATCATCGATCCCGCGACATGGCAGCCGCACGAGACCTTTGACGGTCCGTCGCTGTGGGGGCACGAACGGCTCAACATGCCCGAAGAGCAGCGCAAGCGCCTGCGCGACATGCGGATGGATGCGGCCGCGCGCGGCGTGCGGGTCGCCGATCCGCGCGTGCCGCCGCTGAATTGCGCGTGGCTGGACCAGGTGGTCGCGCGCGAATGA
- a CDS encoding response regulator transcription factor — protein sequence MTATILLVDDHSVVREGYRSVLEKQPGLRVIAEAGDGAEAYRLFKSETPDLVIMDLSMPGIGGVEAVRRIRQWDKGAKILVFTMHENAGFAVQAIRAGARGYVTKTSPPETLVRAVMDVLAGKIAISPDIDHELALSRISGESSAADVLTPREFEVLRLLLAENTTEEIAETLHVSPKTVANLHSLIKDKLGVGSDIELVRLALRQGILTEPNLGDA from the coding sequence ATGACCGCGACCATTTTGCTGGTCGACGACCATTCCGTCGTCCGCGAAGGCTATCGCTCCGTGCTCGAGAAGCAGCCGGGCCTGCGCGTCATCGCCGAAGCCGGCGACGGCGCTGAGGCCTATCGCCTGTTCAAATCCGAGACGCCCGATCTCGTCATCATGGATCTCAGCATGCCCGGCATCGGCGGCGTCGAGGCCGTCAGGCGGATCAGGCAATGGGACAAGGGAGCAAAGATCCTGGTCTTCACCATGCACGAGAATGCCGGTTTCGCCGTGCAGGCGATCCGCGCCGGCGCGAGGGGCTACGTCACCAAGACCAGCCCGCCGGAGACGCTGGTGCGCGCGGTGATGGACGTGCTCGCCGGCAAGATCGCGATCAGTCCCGATATCGACCACGAGCTGGCCCTGAGCCGGATCAGCGGCGAGAGCTCGGCCGCCGACGTGCTGACGCCGCGCGAGTTCGAGGTGCTGCGGCTGCTGCTCGCCGAGAACACGACGGAGGAGATCGCCGAGACGCTCCACGTCAGCCCGAAGACCGTGGCCAACCTGCATTCGCTGATCAAGGACAAGCTCGGCGTCGGCTCCGACATCGAGCTGGTCCGACTGGCGCTGCGCCAGGGCATCCTGACCGAGCCCAATCTCGGCGACGCCTGA